Proteins encoded by one window of Mastacembelus armatus chromosome 23, fMasArm1.2, whole genome shotgun sequence:
- the LOC113142336 gene encoding rho GTPase-activating protein 8 has product MTSTWELEQLAEIELQKDEEDQRCVADGLAGPPSSSVSLDTSHPYYDVARHGIIQISGDDNYGRKLITFSSCCLPPSHQLNHRRLLEYLKFTLDQYVEMDYILVYFHYGLRSSNKPSLKWLREAYNEFDRKYKKNLKTLYVVHPTNFIRITWNIFKPLISHKFGKKLTYVNYLDELRDHLNYEQLIVPPDVLRHDEKLRAAQKDAAPPTVKTPPPPPPLPTQQFGVSLQYIREKNREVIIPPVIQQTVSYLKHKGLRTEGIFRRSARVQLIKDVQKLYNLGKPVDFEQYDDVHVAAVILKTFLRELPEPLLTFRVYTQVQDILSVESSLRVSRCRQIVESLPEHNFIVAKFLLCFLHMVSQESIVNKMGPSNLACVFGVNLVWPRHGSLSLIALTPINMFTEILIEHFHAVFGPRCPPGQVTP; this is encoded by the exons ATGACATCCACATGGGAGCTGGAGCAGCTGGCGGAGATCG AACTTCAAAAGGACGAGGAGGATCAGAGGTGTGTCGCAGACGGTCTGGCAGGCCCCCCCAGCAGCAGTGTGAGTCTGGACACCTCCCACCCGTACTATGACGTGGCCCGACACGGCATCATCCAGATCTCAG GGGACGACAACTACGGCAGGAAGCTGATCAccttcagcagctgctgcctgcCTCCGTCGCACCAGCTGAACCACCGCCGCCTGCTCGA GTATCTGAAGTTCACGCTGGACCAGTACGTGGAGATGGACTACATCCTGGTGTACTTCCATTACGGGCTGAGGAGCAGCAACAAGCCGTCCCTGAAGTGGTTACGAGAAGCGTACAACGAGTTTGACAGGAA GTACAAGAAGAACCTGAAGACTCTGTACGTGGTTCATCCTACAAACTTCATCAGGATCACCTGGAACATTTTCAAACCTCTGATCag TCACAAGTTTGGGAAGAAGCTGACGTATGTGAACTACCTGGATGAGCTCAGAGATCACCTGAACTACGAGCAGCTCATCGTCCCTCCTGACGTGCTCAG acACGATGAAAAGCTTCGAGCGGCTCAGAAAGACGCCGCCCCTCCCACGGTGAaaacgccccccccccccccccccctgcccACGCAGCAGTTTGGCGTCAGTCTGCAATA CATCAGGGAGAAGAACAGGGAGGTGATCATCCCGCCTGTGATCCAGCAGACCGTCTCCTACCTGAAGCACAAAG ggctgAGGACTGAGGGGATCTTCAGGCGTTCAGCTCGAGTTCAGCTCATCAAGGACGTTCAGAAACTGTACAACCTCG GGAAGCCTGTGGACTTCGAGCAGTACGACGACGttcatgttgctgctgtgatCCTGAAGACATTTCTCAGAGAGTTACCTGAACCTCTGCTCACCTTCAGAGTCTACACCCAGGTCCAGGACATCCTCA GTGTGGAGAGCAGCCTCCGTGTGTCCAGGTGTAGACAGATCGTTGAAAGTCTGCCTGAGCATAATTTCATCGTGGCCAAGTTCCTGCTGTGCTTCCTCCACATG GTGTCTCAGGAGAGCATCGTGAATAAGATGGGTCCGTCCAACCTggcctgtgtgtttggggtcaaCCTGGTTTGGCCTCGTCACGGCTCCCTGTCTCTCATTGCCCTGACCCCCATCAACATGTTCACCGAGATCCTCATCGAACATTTTCACGCCGTGTTTGGCCCCCGCTGCCCACCTGGACAGGTAACACCCTGA
- the phf21b gene encoding PHD finger protein 21B, with amino-acid sequence MELQGLQEALKVEIQCHQEGELRGQLLGRQTRITALSEKQNQTLCKGLNELPNGQKLAVRSCPVGTTKPLSLIKPPSQGIAISVVPAKAPVSMVTAHINGQKAVSSEPLQTSPINLQMGGRVTAAGVHPFSSRRAVELPPSQMLGTLTAVPIKVPQVSSLHRLAGQAATVLPQVRPKTQIPDSLPHSPCQELQPLSLQRATAVVSPKSQGATLPTANSTFSPDHQPNGQSNASPTPAPPHGPTGTPDSGASSQHATAGPGVAYAIIAASPATSNGVSAVSEAVKVIIIQPQAPSSTEGSPGAQADLPSQEAPPAPKSPSQKKDEDPEKIAFMVALGLVTTEHLEEIQTKRQERKRRSTANPAYSGLFEPERKRLASHYLNSSLFLSARDTEDFCWKDDLEHDDHCAICKEDGELQPCHNCPRAFHPSCLHPPLKTPPRGPWYCPKCQKKVLNKENMSWPQNFIQSFVTHKTVRQEEKRRLLRRNSELKKECAHLEEEDKKLNKTLKQCMDQRERLLGQQRDAQASLERVKALIRLIQRDQLIQVTMTTTATLLPRIKPTSTAAPGPLATPLQNSDINK; translated from the exons AAGCTGGCAGTCAGAAGTTGTCCTGTAGGGACGACCAAGCCCCTGTCTCTCATCAAGCCTCCCAGCCAGGGCATCGCCATCTCCGTGGTGCCGGCCAAGGCTCCCGTTTCTATGGTGACAGCCCACATTAACGGACAGAAGGCGGTGAGCTCGGAGCCGCTGCAAACGTCCCCCATTAACCTCCAGATGGGCGGCAGGGTGACGGCTGCCGGAGTCCACCCGTTCAGCAGCAGGAGAGCTGTGGAGCTGCCTCCCTCTCAG ATGCTGGGAACTCTCACTGCTGTGCCCATCAAGGTGCCTCAGGTCAGCTCTCTGCACCGGCTGGCAGGACAAGCAGCCACTGTGCTACCTCAG GTCAGGCCAAAGACCCAGATCCCCGACAGCCTTCCCCACAGTCCCTGTCAGGAGCTGCAGCCTCTCAGCCTGCAGAGGGCCACCGCTGTGGTCAGTCCTAAAAGCCAGGGCGCCACTCTGCCCACCGCCAACAGCACCTTCAGCCCGGACCACCAGCCCAACGGCCAGAGCAACGCCTCCCCGACCCCGGCCCCACCACACGGGCCGACGGGGACCCCCGACTCGGGCGCCTCATCCCAGCACGCCACAGCAGGGCCCGGCGTGGCCTACGCTATCATCGCCGCGTCCCCGGCCACCAGCAACGGGGTGTCCGCCGTCAGCGAGGCCGTCAAG GTGATAATAATCCAGCCACAGGCTCCCAGCAGCACTGAGGGGTCCCCCGGGGCCCAAGCTGACCTGCCATCACAGGAGGCCCCACCTGCCCCGAAATCCCCATCCCAGAAGAAAGACGAGGACCCTGAg AAAATCGCCTTCATGGTCGCCCTCGGCCTCGTCACCACAGAGCACCTGGAGG AAATCCAGACGAAGAGacaagagaggaagagacgAAGCACAGCCAACCCGGCCTACAGCGGCCTGTTTGAACCAGAG CGCAAACGTCTGGCGTCACATTACCTGAACAGCTCGCTCTTCTTGTCAGCACgag ACACAGAGGATTTCTGCTGGAAG GACGACTTGGAGCATGACGACCACTGTGCCATCTGTAAGGAGGACGGTGAGCTGCAGCCCTGCCACAACTGCCCCCGAGCCTTCCACCCCAGCTGCCTCCACCCACCGCTCAAAACCCCACCCAGAGGACCCTGGTACTGCCCGAAGTGCCAGAAAAAG GTGCTGAACAAGGAGAACATGTCCTGGCCACAGAACTTCATCCAGTCCTTCGTCACACACAAGACCG tgagacaggaggagaagaggCGACTGCTGAGGAGAAACAGCGAGCTGAAGAAAGAGTGTGCTCACCTGGAGGAGGAAGACAAGAAGCTCAACAAGACACTCAAA CAATGCATGGACCAGCGGGAGCGGCTCCTCGGTCAGCAGAGAGACGCTCAGGCGTCACTTGAACGCGTCAAAGCCCTGATCAGGTTGATCCAACGCGACCAGCTCATCCAGGTCACCATGACGACCACTGCCACCCTGCTCCCTCGGATCAAACCCACCAGCACCGCGGCCCCGGGCCCCTTGGCCACGCCCCTGCAGAACAGCGACATCAACAAGTAG